A region of Bacillus cabrialesii DNA encodes the following proteins:
- the rhgX gene encoding rhamnogalacturonan exolyase, whose translation MKPKKRQMEYLTRGLIAVKTEQGVFVSWRFLGTDHETTAFHLYRNGKRITREPIEDSTNFLDRNGTADSVYQVAAVNKGREEKLSNEAPAWRENILEVPLNKPEGGVTPDGKPYTYSANDASVGDVDGDGEYEIILKWDPSNSKDNAHDGYTGEVLIDAYKLDGTFLWRINLGRNIRAGAHYTQFMVYDLDGDGKAEIAMKTADGTTDGKGRIIGDEHADFRNEQGRILSGPEYLTVFKGETGEALTTVEYEPPRGKLEDWGDGYGNRMDRFLAGIAYLDGERPSLVMARGYYTRAVLVAYDFRNGRLKKRWIFDSNQPGYEAYAGQGNHSLSVADVDGDGMDEIIYGAMAVDHDGTGLYTTGLGHGDAMHVGDLDPSRKGLEVFQVHEDASKPYGLSLRDAGTGEILWGVHAGTDVGRGMAAHIDPCYKGSLVWGIDPPGNDGMSYGLFTSKGEKISDKAPASANFAIWWDGDLVRELLDHDWDGTIGRPKIEKWDAENGCLKTIFQPAGVLSNNGTKGNPVLQANLFGDWREEVIWRTEDSSALRIYTTTNLTRHRFYTLMHDPVYRPGIAWQNTAYNQPPHTGFYLGTGMKKPPKPALYIAGSKAEAPT comes from the coding sequence ATGAAACCAAAAAAGAGGCAAATGGAATACTTGACCAGAGGCCTGATTGCGGTCAAGACAGAGCAGGGCGTGTTTGTCAGCTGGCGTTTTCTCGGAACGGATCATGAGACGACGGCTTTTCACCTTTATCGGAACGGAAAGAGGATCACCCGCGAGCCTATCGAGGACAGCACCAATTTTCTTGATCGAAACGGAACGGCGGACTCTGTTTATCAGGTGGCAGCCGTCAATAAAGGACGGGAAGAAAAGCTGTCCAACGAAGCTCCAGCCTGGCGGGAAAATATCCTGGAGGTGCCGCTCAACAAACCGGAAGGCGGTGTGACGCCGGACGGAAAGCCGTACACCTACAGCGCCAATGATGCCAGTGTCGGTGATGTGGACGGGGATGGAGAATATGAAATCATCCTGAAGTGGGACCCATCCAATTCAAAAGACAACGCTCATGACGGATATACCGGGGAGGTTCTCATAGATGCCTATAAACTGGACGGCACCTTTTTATGGCGCATCAATCTCGGCAGAAACATCAGAGCGGGTGCGCATTATACCCAGTTTATGGTCTATGACCTGGACGGTGATGGGAAAGCGGAAATCGCCATGAAAACAGCCGACGGCACAACAGACGGGAAAGGGCGCATCATCGGCGATGAGCATGCCGATTTTAGAAATGAACAGGGGAGAATCCTGTCCGGACCGGAATATTTGACGGTGTTTAAAGGAGAAACCGGTGAAGCGCTCACGACCGTGGAATACGAACCGCCCCGCGGCAAACTGGAGGATTGGGGAGACGGCTATGGAAACCGGATGGACCGTTTTCTCGCCGGAATCGCTTATTTGGATGGGGAGCGGCCGAGCCTCGTAATGGCGCGCGGCTACTATACGAGAGCCGTTCTTGTGGCATACGATTTCAGAAACGGCAGGCTCAAGAAGCGTTGGATATTTGACTCCAACCAGCCGGGCTATGAAGCGTACGCGGGGCAAGGCAATCACAGCTTGAGTGTGGCGGATGTTGACGGAGACGGGATGGATGAGATCATTTACGGCGCCATGGCGGTTGACCATGATGGCACCGGCTTGTACACAACGGGGCTCGGGCACGGAGACGCGATGCATGTAGGCGATCTGGACCCGTCCCGAAAAGGGCTTGAAGTGTTTCAGGTGCATGAGGATGCTTCGAAGCCGTACGGACTGTCGCTTCGTGATGCCGGCACCGGCGAGATTTTGTGGGGCGTCCATGCCGGAACCGATGTCGGCCGGGGAATGGCGGCTCATATCGATCCATGCTACAAAGGATCGCTCGTCTGGGGAATCGATCCGCCGGGCAATGATGGCATGTCGTATGGGCTTTTCACGAGCAAAGGTGAAAAAATCAGCGACAAAGCGCCCGCTTCAGCCAATTTCGCCATCTGGTGGGACGGTGATTTGGTCAGGGAGCTGCTTGATCATGACTGGGACGGAACGATCGGCAGGCCGAAGATTGAAAAATGGGATGCTGAAAACGGCTGTCTGAAGACGATATTTCAGCCGGCCGGCGTGCTGTCCAACAACGGCACAAAAGGAAACCCTGTTCTTCAAGCCAACCTGTTCGGGGACTGGAGGGAAGAAGTGATATGGAGAACCGAAGACAGCAGCGCGCTCCGCATATATACAACGACAAATCTCACCCGCCACCGCTTTTACACGCTGATGCACGACCCGGTTTACAGGCCCGGCATCGCCTGGCAGAACACCGCTTACAACCAGCCGCCGCACACGGGATTTTATCTCGGAACGGGAATGAAAAAACCGCCGAAGCCCGCCCTGTACATAGCGGGAAGCAAAGCGGAGGCGCCGACATAG